In Candidatus Hydrogenedentota bacterium, one genomic interval encodes:
- a CDS encoding M23 family metallopeptidase produces MGRDIPGKPPRRRAVRGAAAVLGILLLMLLGAGLAAYAVFTGPRDLSNYPPAAESPYLLPWSAGVTRLCVQSNRGIVSHRGGEQYAYDFYMPEGSDVCAARAGEVVTVVRHHDGHGYRWPNNKVVVRHDDGTLAAYLHIQKDGSRVAVGDRVAQGQVIAASGHVGNSMMPHLHFHVSDPARGGTIPLSFADVKRHSGVPRMFFRYTSGNGR; encoded by the coding sequence ATGGGCAGGGACATTCCCGGAAAGCCGCCCCGGCGAAGGGCCGTCCGGGGCGCCGCAGCCGTCCTCGGAATCCTGCTGCTGATGCTGCTTGGGGCAGGCTTGGCCGCCTATGCGGTTTTCACCGGACCCCGGGACCTGTCCAATTACCCGCCCGCCGCGGAATCCCCCTACCTCCTGCCCTGGTCGGCGGGTGTCACCCGGCTGTGCGTGCAGAGCAACCGGGGCATTGTCAGCCACCGGGGCGGCGAACAGTACGCCTATGACTTTTACATGCCTGAAGGCTCGGACGTGTGCGCCGCAAGGGCGGGCGAGGTCGTGACCGTGGTGCGGCACCACGACGGGCACGGCTACCGCTGGCCGAACAACAAGGTGGTGGTCCGTCACGACGACGGCACCCTGGCCGCCTACCTGCACATACAAAAGGACGGCAGCCGCGTCGCCGTCGGGGACCGCGTGGCACAGGGGCAGGTCATCGCCGCCAGCGGCCATGTGGGGAACAGCATGATGCCGCACCTGCACTTTCATGTTTCCGACCCGGCGCGCGGCGGCACCATCCCCCTGTCCTTCGCCGACGTGAAACGCCACTCGGGCGTCCCCAGAATGTTCTTCCGCTACACCTCCGGCAATGGCCGCTGA